A window from Pagrus major chromosome 4, Pma_NU_1.0 encodes these proteins:
- the ogfod1 gene encoding prolyl 3-hydroxylase OGFOD1: MASKRPSGDSEKTEKKKKKNCEETAELCSVVGDEQVKRAVREAWSQKTHYSHGDMELDCHPFPHCIIRNFLDSETFVENLQTELLGLNFHEKSNDLYKFKQSDDLKKRKEPHITGLRAALFGRFRSWLGEVLGVELEATVDISCARYEYSDVLLCHDDELEGRRVAFILYLVPPWQSSDGGTLDLYSTDSNFQPQSIVKSLVPSLNTLVLFEVSPVSFHQVSEVLTEDKCRLSLSGWFHGPSLERPPRHIEAPVPRSPHLPRDETLLLEWVNPVYLDISYQEQIQEEFEDSSEIQLKDFLKEEKFREVSEALRVTQIQWTKRGPPNKRCYEVASLDTLPQCVGECWELLRSEAFFLLLSNFTGLQLHYLCPADDDDDDEDKEEEEDAPESGEATGSSTESQSANTSRKKEPSTPVCCGELRRWSHGGYTLLHDAEAAQAEYALDLVLPFCSAEWQSEFGGYTCYVANEEDEELLTVYPENNSLALVYRDKETLKFVKHVNHRSSSDSGNSSTRRALYDFSFVYYE, from the exons ATGGCCTCTAAACGACCGAGTGGAGACAGtgagaagacagagaagaagaagaagaagaactgcgAGGAGACAGCTGAACTTTGCTCAGTTGTGGGAGACGAGCAGGTGAAGAGGGCTGTGAGGGAGGCATGGAGCCAGAAGACTCATTACAGCCACG GAGATATGGAGCTGGACTGCCACCCGTTCCCTCACTGCATCATCAGGAACTTCCTGGACAGCGAGACCTTCGTAGAGAACCTGCAGACAGAACTGCTGGGGCTCAACTTCCACGAGAAGTCAAACGATCTGTACAAATTTAAACAG TCAGATGActtgaagaagagaaaagagccaCATATTACAGGACTGAG GGCAGCTCTGTTTGGGCGTTTTCGCTCCTGGCTCGGGGAAGTGTTGGGGGTCGAACTGGAGGCTACAGTGGATATTTCATGTGCCAGATATGAATACAGTG ATGTTCTGTTGTGTCATGATGATGAGTTGGAGGGGAGGCGTGTTGCTTTCATCCTGTATCTGGTGCCTCCATGGCAGAGCAGCGACGGGGGAACCCTCGATCTTTACTCAACAGACA GTAACTTCCAACCACAGAGCATAGTAAAGTCGCTCGTACCGTCTTTGAACACGCTCGTCCTTTTTGAAGTTTCTCCAGTCTCCTTTCACCAA gTGTCAGAGGTTTTGACAGAGGACAAGTGTCGTCTGTCGCTGAGCGGCTGGTTTCACGGCCCGTCTTTGGAACGTCCTCCTCGCCACATAGAGGCCCCAGTCCCACGGAGCCCACACTTACCGAGAGAT GAAACGCTGCTGCTGGAGTGGGTCAATCCAGTCTACCTGGACATTTCCTATCAAGAGCAGATTCAAGAGGAGTTTGAGGACAGCTCTGAAATTCAGCTCAAAGATTTTCTCAAG GAGGAGAAGTTCAGGGAGGTGAGTGAAGCGCTGCGAGTCACACAGATTCAGTGGACGAAGAGGGGTCCGCCCAATAAGAG atgcTATGAAGTGGCCTCTCTGGATACCCTGCCGCAGTGTGTGGGTGAATGTTGGGAGCTGCTTCGTTCAGAGGCTTTCTTCCTGCTTCTCTCCAACTTCACCGGCCTTCAGTTGCACTACCTGTGtcctgctgatgatgatgatgatgatgaggataaagaagaagaggaggatgcaCCAGAGAGTGGAGAAGCCACGGGGTCATCAACTGAATCACAATCAGCGAATACAAGCAGAAAGAAAG aGCCGAGCACACCTGTATGTTGTGGTGAACTGCGTCGATGGTCTCATGGCGGCTACACTCTGTTGCACGATGCagaagcagcacaggcagagtACGCTCTGGACCTTGTTTTGCCTTTTTGCAGTGCTG AGTGGCAGTCAGAGTTTGGAGGCTACACGTGTTATGTTGCTaatgaagaggatgaggag CTTCTCACAGTGTATCCAGAGAACAATTCCCTCGCCCTCGTCTACAGAGACAAAGAAACCCTCAAATTTGTCAAACATGTCAACCACAGAAGTTCCTCTGATTCTGGCAACAGTTCAACCCGCAGAGCATTGTATGACTTCTCTTTTGTATActatgaataa
- the nudt21 gene encoding cleavage and polyadenylation specificity factor subunit 5 isoform X2, which produces MSVVPPSRSNAGWPRGGAVQFGNKYISGPAKPLTLERTINLYPLTNYTFGTKEPLYEKDSSVAARFQRMREEFDKMGMRRTVEGVLIVHEHRLPHVLLLQLGTTFFKLPGGELSPGEDEVEGLKRLMTEILGRQDGVKQDWVIDDCIGNWWRPNFEPPQYPYIPAHITKPKEHKKLFLVQLQEKALFAVPKNYKLVAAPLFELYDNAPGYGPIISSLPQLLSSISFTTNPSELKNDGLSL; this is translated from the exons ATGTCGGTCGTGCCTCCCAGTCGCTCGAATGCCGGTTGGCCGCGCGGTGGTGCCGTTCAGTTTGGGAACAAATACATCAGCGGGCCCGCTAAACCGCTCACACTGGAGAGGACCATCAACCT ATATCCTCTTACCAACTACACATTCGGCACCAAGGAGCCTCTGTATGAGAAGGACAGCTCAGTGGCCGCCCGCTTCCAGCGGATGCGGGAAGAGTTTGATAAGATGGGAATGCGGAGGACGGTGGAAGGAGTTCTCATTGTCCATGAACACAGACTACCTCACGTGTTACTTTTGCAGCTGGGCACCACCTTCTTCAAACT GCCCGGGGGAGAGCTGAGTCCAGGAGAGGATGAGGTGGAGGGTCTGAAACGCCTGATGACAGAG ATCCTCGGACGGCAGGACGGCGTGAAGCAGGACTGGGTCATTGACGACTGTATCGGCAACTGGTGGCGCCCCAACTTTGAACCTCCACAG TATCCCTATATTCCAGCTCACATCACCAAACCCAAGGAGCATAAGAAACTGTTCCTGGTTCAGTTGCAGGAAAAAG CGCTGTTTGCTGTCCCCAAGAACTACAAACTGGTGGCTGCACCGTTGTTTGAACTATATGACAACGCACCTGGATATGGACCAATCATCTCCAGTCTACCGCAGCTATtga gtTCAATTTCATTTACAACTAACCCGAGTGAACTGAAGAATGACGGGTTGTCTCTGTGA
- the nudt21 gene encoding cleavage and polyadenylation specificity factor subunit 5 isoform X1, translating to MSVVPPSRSNAGWPRGGAVQFGNKYISGPAKPLTLERTINLYPLTNYTFGTKEPLYEKDSSVAARFQRMREEFDKMGMRRTVEGVLIVHEHRLPHVLLLQLGTTFFKLPGGELSPGEDEVEGLKRLMTEILGRQDGVKQDWVIDDCIGNWWRPNFEPPQYPYIPAHITKPKEHKKLFLVQLQEKALFAVPKNYKLVAAPLFELYDNAPGYGPIISSLPQLLSRFNFIYN from the exons ATGTCGGTCGTGCCTCCCAGTCGCTCGAATGCCGGTTGGCCGCGCGGTGGTGCCGTTCAGTTTGGGAACAAATACATCAGCGGGCCCGCTAAACCGCTCACACTGGAGAGGACCATCAACCT ATATCCTCTTACCAACTACACATTCGGCACCAAGGAGCCTCTGTATGAGAAGGACAGCTCAGTGGCCGCCCGCTTCCAGCGGATGCGGGAAGAGTTTGATAAGATGGGAATGCGGAGGACGGTGGAAGGAGTTCTCATTGTCCATGAACACAGACTACCTCACGTGTTACTTTTGCAGCTGGGCACCACCTTCTTCAAACT GCCCGGGGGAGAGCTGAGTCCAGGAGAGGATGAGGTGGAGGGTCTGAAACGCCTGATGACAGAG ATCCTCGGACGGCAGGACGGCGTGAAGCAGGACTGGGTCATTGACGACTGTATCGGCAACTGGTGGCGCCCCAACTTTGAACCTCCACAG TATCCCTATATTCCAGCTCACATCACCAAACCCAAGGAGCATAAGAAACTGTTCCTGGTTCAGTTGCAGGAAAAAG CGCTGTTTGCTGTCCCCAAGAACTACAAACTGGTGGCTGCACCGTTGTTTGAACTATATGACAACGCACCTGGATATGGACCAATCATCTCCAGTCTACCGCAGCTATtgagcag gtTCAATTTCATTTACAACTAA